A window from Deltaproteobacteria bacterium RBG_16_64_85 encodes these proteins:
- a CDS encoding fumarate reductase: MGFMTNSVGRKVLMGVTGFFMLFFVTVHLLGNSTIFIGPGALNTYAEKLHSLGPLVWIFRGFMFLMLAIHVWFGIQLTLENSAANPEKYAVSKKLKATFAGETMIWTGVLLLSFLVYHLLQFTVRVTPDILPDAVANRPGDVYKMVLTSFRVTPISLIYVAAMVTLFLHLSHGIQSIFQTVGCSNDKTLPKVTMLGNLISVLFLVGYSAIPVLILAGILTK; encoded by the coding sequence ATGGGATTCATGACGAACAGCGTAGGGCGGAAGGTACTGATGGGGGTCACCGGCTTCTTCATGCTCTTCTTCGTCACCGTGCACCTGCTGGGGAACTCCACGATCTTCATCGGCCCGGGGGCGCTCAACACGTACGCCGAGAAGCTCCACAGCCTGGGCCCGCTGGTCTGGATCTTCCGCGGCTTCATGTTCCTCATGCTCGCGATCCACGTCTGGTTCGGCATCCAGTTGACGCTGGAGAACAGCGCGGCGAACCCGGAGAAGTACGCCGTCAGCAAGAAGCTCAAGGCGACCTTCGCCGGAGAGACGATGATCTGGACGGGAGTCCTGCTCCTCTCCTTCCTCGTCTACCATCTCCTGCAGTTCACGGTCCGGGTCACGCCGGACATCCTGCCGGATGCGGTCGCCAACCGCCCGGGCGACGTCTACAAGATGGTGCTCACCAGTTTCCGGGTCACCCCGATCTCCCTGATCTACGTGGCCGCCATGGTGACCCTGTTTCTCCACTTGAGCCATGGAATCCAGAGCATCTTCCAGACCGTGGGGTGCAGCAACGACAAGACGCTTCCGAAGGTAACGATGTTGGGCAACCTGATCAGCGTGCTCTTCCTGGTGGGGTACAGCGCCATCCCGGTTCTCATCCTCGCCGGCATTTTGACCAAATAG
- a CDS encoding site-specific tyrosine recombinase XerD: MDTDALVDAFLVELRTGRRLSPNTLEAYAFDLRRFSTFLSGGSISLKEFSRVHHLKFLAALREEGLSARSIARHVSSLRSFFRFLEREGFLPASPVSAARGPRIGRPLPKYLTVTEVESLLSAPDRATPEGMRDRAMLMLLYAAGLRASELVTLRMENVDANAGFLRVLGKGGKERVVPVAEAALAALREYGKDGRPKFLREKATNALFLSRLGRPITRQTLWNRIAKWARAAGIRIKISPHTLRHSFAGHLLAGGADLRAVQTMLGHADISTTQIYTHVTPERLREVHRKHHPRG, translated from the coding sequence ATGGACACGGACGCCCTCGTGGACGCGTTCCTCGTGGAGCTGCGGACGGGGCGGCGGCTCTCCCCGAACACGCTGGAGGCGTACGCCTTCGACCTTCGCCGGTTCTCGACGTTCCTCTCCGGCGGTTCCATCTCCCTGAAGGAATTTTCCCGCGTCCACCACCTGAAGTTCCTCGCGGCGCTCCGGGAGGAGGGGCTCTCCGCGCGCAGCATCGCGCGGCACGTCTCCTCGCTGCGGTCGTTCTTCCGGTTCCTGGAGCGCGAAGGGTTTCTCCCGGCAAGCCCCGTTTCCGCGGCGCGGGGCCCCCGCATCGGCCGCCCCCTCCCGAAATACCTGACCGTGACCGAGGTGGAGAGTCTCCTTTCGGCGCCGGACCGCGCCACGCCGGAGGGGATGCGCGACCGCGCGATGCTCATGCTCCTGTACGCGGCGGGGCTGCGCGCCTCGGAGCTCGTCACGCTGCGGATGGAGAACGTGGACGCCAACGCCGGCTTTTTGCGCGTGCTCGGCAAGGGCGGGAAGGAGCGCGTCGTCCCCGTGGCGGAGGCGGCCCTTGCGGCGCTGCGCGAGTATGGGAAGGACGGGCGGCCGAAGTTCCTGAGGGAAAAGGCGACCAACGCGCTGTTTTTAAGCCGCCTCGGGCGGCCGATCACCCGCCAGACGCTGTGGAACCGGATCGCGAAGTGGGCGCGGGCGGCGGGGATCCGGATCAAGATCTCGCCCCACACCCTGCGCCACTCCTTCGCGGGCCACCTGCTGGCGGGCGGGGCGGACCTGCGGGCCGTGCAGACGATGCTGGGGCACGCCGACATCTCGACGACGCAGATCTACACCCACGTGACGCCGGAGCGGCTCCGGGAGGTCCACCGGAAACACCACCCCAGGGGATAG
- the sdhA gene encoding succinate dehydrogenase flavoprotein subunit (part of four member succinate dehydrogenase enzyme complex that forms a trimeric complex (trimer of tetramers); SdhA/B are the catalytic subcomplex and can exhibit succinate dehydrogenase activity in the absence of SdhC/D which are the membrane components and form cytochrome b556; SdhC binds ubiquinone; oxidizes succinate to fumarate while reducing ubiquinone to ubiquinol), with protein sequence MILDGKCPTGPIEKTWDKHRFEMKLVNPANKRKYKILVVGTGLAGASAAASLGELGYNVEAFCYQDSPRRAHSIAAQGGINAGKNYPNDNDSIYRLFYDTIKGGDFRAREADVWRLAQVSNNIIDQCVAQGVPFARDYAGYLDNRSFGGAQVSRTFYARGQTGQQLLLGAYSALSRQVKLGTVKMFPRTEMLDLVVVDGEAKGITVRDLVTGEVRVHVGDAVCLCTGGYVNVFYLSTMAMGASVTAIWKAHKKGAFFANPCYTQIHPTCIPQSGDYQSKLTLMSESLRNDGRIWVPKKQGEKRGPNEIPEEERDYYLERKYPSFGNLAPRDIASRAAKEQCDDKRGVGPGGRGVYLDFADSIKRLGEDTIRVRYGNLFEMYERITDENGYKVPMRIYPAPHYSMGGLWVDYNAMSNLPGLFVLGEANFSVHGANRLGASALMQGLADGYFVIPYTIAHYLAQTKPGKVKPDHAECKKSIEDVKAYSKKLLSINGKRTVTELMRELGTLMWNNVGMARSKESLSEAIAKIPGIREEFWQNVKITGNGAEVNQQLENAGRTADFLEFAELLCRDALHRNESCGGHFRVEYQFEDGEAKRDDENFCYSAAWEFKGIGKEPELHKEPLKFEHVHLAVRSYK encoded by the coding sequence GTGATACTCGACGGAAAATGCCCGACAGGACCGATCGAAAAGACGTGGGACAAGCACCGCTTCGAGATGAAGCTGGTGAATCCCGCGAACAAGCGCAAGTACAAGATCCTCGTGGTCGGCACCGGCCTCGCGGGGGCATCCGCCGCCGCGTCCCTCGGCGAGCTGGGCTACAACGTGGAGGCGTTCTGCTACCAGGACAGCCCCCGGCGCGCCCACTCCATCGCGGCGCAGGGGGGGATCAACGCCGGCAAGAACTACCCCAATGACAACGACAGCATCTACCGGCTCTTCTACGACACGATCAAGGGGGGCGACTTCCGCGCCCGCGAGGCGGACGTGTGGCGCCTGGCCCAGGTGAGCAACAACATCATCGACCAGTGCGTCGCCCAAGGCGTCCCCTTCGCCCGCGACTACGCCGGCTACCTGGACAACCGCTCCTTCGGCGGCGCCCAGGTGTCCCGGACCTTCTACGCCAGGGGGCAGACCGGGCAGCAGCTGCTGCTGGGCGCCTATTCGGCCCTCTCCCGCCAGGTCAAGCTGGGAACGGTCAAGATGTTTCCCCGCACCGAGATGCTCGACCTCGTGGTGGTCGACGGAGAGGCCAAGGGGATCACGGTCCGCGATCTCGTCACCGGCGAGGTCCGCGTCCACGTGGGCGACGCGGTCTGCCTGTGCACGGGCGGCTACGTGAATGTCTTCTACCTCTCCACGATGGCGATGGGGGCAAGCGTCACCGCCATCTGGAAGGCCCACAAGAAGGGGGCGTTCTTCGCCAATCCCTGCTACACCCAGATCCATCCCACCTGCATCCCGCAGTCGGGCGACTACCAGTCGAAGCTGACCCTCATGTCCGAGTCGCTCCGCAACGACGGCCGGATCTGGGTGCCCAAGAAACAGGGCGAGAAACGGGGCCCCAACGAGATCCCCGAGGAGGAGAGGGATTACTACCTCGAGCGGAAGTACCCGAGCTTCGGGAACCTGGCCCCCCGCGACATCGCCTCCCGCGCCGCGAAGGAGCAGTGCGACGACAAGCGCGGCGTGGGGCCCGGCGGGCGCGGAGTCTACCTCGACTTCGCCGACTCGATCAAGCGCCTGGGCGAGGACACGATCCGAGTGCGGTACGGTAACCTCTTCGAGATGTACGAGCGGATCACCGACGAGAACGGCTACAAGGTGCCGATGCGCATCTACCCGGCCCCCCACTATTCCATGGGCGGCCTGTGGGTCGACTATAATGCCATGAGCAATCTCCCCGGCCTGTTCGTCCTGGGCGAGGCGAACTTCTCGGTCCACGGGGCGAACCGGCTCGGCGCGAGCGCCCTGATGCAGGGGCTGGCCGACGGATACTTCGTCATTCCCTACACGATCGCCCACTACCTGGCGCAGACCAAGCCCGGGAAGGTGAAGCCGGATCACGCCGAGTGCAAGAAGTCGATCGAGGACGTCAAGGCCTACAGCAAGAAGCTCCTTTCGATCAACGGAAAGCGGACGGTCACCGAGTTGATGCGGGAGCTGGGCACCCTGATGTGGAACAACGTGGGGATGGCCCGCAGCAAGGAGAGCCTCTCCGAGGCGATCGCGAAGATCCCGGGGATCCGGGAGGAGTTCTGGCAAAACGTGAAGATCACCGGCAACGGCGCGGAGGTCAACCAGCAGCTGGAGAACGCGGGGCGCACGGCGGACTTTCTCGAGTTCGCCGAGCTTCTCTGCCGAGACGCCCTTCACCGCAACGAGTCGTGCGGCGGCCACTTCCGCGTGGAATACCAGTTCGAGGACGGCGAAGCCAAGCGCGACGACGAAAACTTCTGCTATTCGGCCGCCTGGGAGTTCAAGGGAATCGGCAAGGAGCCCGAGCTCCACAAGGAGCCGCTGAAATTCGAGCACGTCCATCTCGCGGTAAGGAGCTATAAATAA